One Pseudomonas entomophila genomic window carries:
- the rnhA gene encoding ribonuclease HI, with translation MSDSVEIYTDGACKGNPGPGGWGVLMVFKGVEKELWGGERETTNNRMELMAAIEGLKALKRECEVVLTTDSQYVMKGINEWMVNWKKRGWKTAAKEPVKNADLWMALDEQVNRHKVTWKWVRGHIGHPGNERADQLANRGVDEVRAQR, from the coding sequence ATGAGCGATAGCGTCGAGATCTACACCGATGGTGCCTGCAAGGGCAACCCTGGCCCGGGTGGCTGGGGTGTGCTGATGGTTTTCAAGGGCGTCGAGAAGGAACTGTGGGGCGGCGAGCGTGAGACCACCAACAACCGCATGGAGCTGATGGCCGCGATCGAGGGGCTGAAGGCGCTCAAGCGCGAGTGCGAAGTGGTGCTGACCACCGACTCCCAGTACGTGATGAAGGGCATCAACGAGTGGATGGTCAACTGGAAGAAGCGTGGCTGGAAGACCGCCGCGAAGGAGCCGGTGAAGAACGCCGACCTGTGGATGGCCCTCGATGAGCAGGTCAACCGGCACAAGGTGACCTGGAAGTGGGTGCGTGGGCATATCGGCCACCCGGGCAACGAGCGGGCTGACCAGCTGGCCAACCGAGGTGTGGACGAGGTTCGGGCGCAGCGTTGA
- the dnaQ gene encoding DNA polymerase III subunit epsilon yields the protein MEQQQDQRLVILDTETTGMPVGDGHRIIEIGCVEVMGRRLTGRHFHVYLQPDRESDEGAIGVHGITDAFLVGKPRFGDVAQEFFEFIEGATLVIHNAAFDVGFINNEFALLGQHDRADISQHCSILDTLMMARSRHPGQRNSLDALCKRYGIDNSGRELHGALLDSELLADVYLAMTGGQTSLSLAGDGAQSEGGQGGTGSEIRRITGRAAGRVILANEEELEAHAERLAAITKSAGGPAMWQVLTEPAAS from the coding sequence GTGGAGCAGCAGCAAGATCAACGGCTGGTCATTCTCGATACCGAAACCACCGGTATGCCGGTGGGCGATGGCCACCGCATCATCGAGATCGGTTGCGTCGAGGTCATGGGCCGGCGCCTGACCGGGCGGCACTTCCACGTCTACCTGCAACCGGACCGCGAGAGTGACGAGGGCGCCATCGGCGTCCACGGCATCACCGACGCCTTCCTGGTCGGCAAGCCACGCTTCGGTGACGTGGCCCAGGAGTTCTTCGAGTTCATCGAGGGCGCCACCCTGGTCATCCACAACGCGGCGTTCGACGTTGGCTTCATCAACAACGAGTTCGCCCTGCTGGGCCAGCACGACCGCGCCGACATCTCGCAGCACTGCAGCATCCTCGACACCCTGATGATGGCGCGCTCGCGCCACCCGGGGCAGCGCAACAGCCTGGACGCGCTGTGCAAACGCTACGGTATCGACAACTCCGGCCGTGAACTGCACGGCGCGTTGCTCGACTCGGAACTGCTGGCTGATGTCTACCTGGCGATGACCGGGGGGCAGACCAGCCTGTCGCTGGCGGGTGATGGTGCGCAGAGTGAGGGCGGGCAGGGGGGCACGGGCAGTGAGATCCGCCGGATTACGGGGCGTGCGGCCGGGCGGGTGATTCTGGCCAATGAAGAAGAGCTGGAAGCCCACGCCGAGCGGTTGGCAGCCATTACCAAGTCGGCGGGCGGGCCGGCGATGTGGCAGGTGTTGACCGAGCCGGCCGCCAGTTGA
- a CDS encoding extracellular solute-binding protein has translation MIRPLLLSLSLALSFPAVAMVSESHGYAQFGTLKYPATFTHFDWVNPQAPKGGTLRAMAFGTFDTLNPYTFKGSSPVTTPNFLQYGISELNETLMVGTGMYDPSGDEPTSSYGLIARSVEYSEDRSWVVFNLRPEARFHDGTPITSADVAFSYRTLLKDGHPIYRTNLQEVARVDILNPLRIRFVFKRAGNPLLILRLGEMPVLPKHYWAKRDFKATTFEPPLGSGPYRITEVQPGRSLVFERVKDYWGKDLAVNRGKYNFNRVEYEFYRDATVAFEAFKAGEFDIYIEHQAKNWANGYNFPAVRRGEVIKAQIPHQIPTQTQGLFMNSRRATFSDPRVRQALGLMLDFEWTNRALFNGAYRRATSYYPNSEFSASGLPTGKEWLLLKPFRDQLPEKLFTQPYRVSHTDGSGISRPALRQALGLFAQAGWKLNGQRLVDSKGQQLRMELLLVNPNLERILQPYVENLASIGIDARLRTVDRAQYKQRLDQFDFDMILMTLNQTLSPGLEQWLYFHSSQAATKGSKNYAGVKDPVVDHLLDTLLAARSRDDQIAAARALDRVLSWQYYMIPNWYLDNHRLAYRNRFAFVTTPPYTLGLNSWWIKKTSEKAK, from the coding sequence GTGATACGTCCCCTCCTGCTGTCACTCAGCCTGGCCTTGAGCTTCCCCGCCGTCGCGATGGTGAGCGAAAGCCACGGATACGCGCAGTTCGGCACGCTCAAGTACCCAGCCACCTTCACCCACTTCGACTGGGTCAACCCGCAAGCCCCGAAAGGCGGCACCTTGCGAGCCATGGCGTTCGGCACCTTCGACACGCTCAACCCCTACACCTTCAAGGGCTCGAGCCCGGTCACCACGCCCAATTTCCTGCAATACGGCATCAGCGAACTGAACGAGACGCTGATGGTCGGCACCGGCATGTACGACCCTTCGGGCGACGAGCCCACCTCCAGCTACGGCCTGATCGCCCGCTCCGTCGAGTACAGCGAGGACCGCAGCTGGGTGGTGTTCAACCTGCGCCCTGAAGCGCGCTTCCATGACGGCACGCCGATCACCTCGGCTGACGTGGCCTTCAGCTACCGCACCCTGCTCAAGGACGGCCACCCGATCTACCGCACCAACCTGCAGGAAGTGGCCCGGGTCGATATCCTCAACCCGCTGCGCATCCGCTTCGTCTTCAAGCGCGCCGGCAACCCGCTGCTGATCCTGCGCCTGGGCGAAATGCCGGTGCTGCCCAAGCACTACTGGGCCAAGCGCGACTTCAAGGCCACCACCTTCGAACCGCCACTGGGCAGCGGCCCCTACCGCATCACCGAGGTGCAGCCCGGCCGCAGCCTGGTGTTCGAGCGGGTCAAGGACTACTGGGGCAAGGACCTGGCCGTGAACCGCGGCAAATACAACTTCAACCGCGTCGAATACGAGTTCTACCGCGACGCCACCGTAGCCTTCGAAGCGTTCAAGGCCGGCGAGTTCGACATCTATATCGAGCACCAGGCGAAGAACTGGGCCAACGGCTACAACTTCCCCGCCGTGCGCCGGGGCGAGGTGATCAAGGCGCAGATCCCGCACCAGATCCCCACGCAAACCCAAGGCCTGTTCATGAACAGCCGCCGCGCCACCTTCAGCGACCCACGGGTACGCCAGGCGCTGGGCCTGATGCTCGACTTCGAGTGGACCAACCGCGCCCTGTTCAACGGCGCGTACCGGCGCGCCACCAGCTACTACCCCAACAGCGAGTTCAGCGCCAGCGGCCTGCCCACCGGCAAGGAGTGGCTGCTGCTCAAGCCGTTCCGCGACCAACTGCCAGAAAAACTGTTCACCCAGCCCTACCGGGTCAGCCACACCGACGGCAGCGGCATCAGCCGCCCGGCCCTGCGCCAGGCCCTCGGCCTGTTCGCCCAGGCCGGCTGGAAGCTCAACGGCCAGCGCCTGGTGGACAGCAAGGGCCAGCAGTTGCGCATGGAGCTGCTGCTGGTGAACCCCAACCTCGAACGCATCCTGCAACCTTATGTCGAAAATCTGGCCAGCATCGGCATCGATGCGCGCTTGCGCACCGTCGACCGCGCCCAGTACAAACAACGGCTCGACCAGTTCGACTTCGACATGATCCTGATGACCCTGAACCAGACCCTGAGCCCCGGCCTCGAGCAATGGTTGTACTTCCACTCCAGCCAAGCCGCCACCAAGGGCAGCAAGAACTATGCTGGCGTGAAGGACCCGGTGGTCGACCACCTGCTCGACACCCTGCTCGCCGCCCGCAGCCGCGATGACCAGATCGCCGCCGCGCGCGCCCTGGACCGCGTGCTCTCATGGCAGTACTACATGATCCCCAACTGGTACCTCGACAATCACCGCCTGGCCTACCGCAACCGGTTCGCCTTCGTCACCACGCCGCCCTACACCCTCGGGCTGAACAGCTGGTGGATCAAGAAGACTTCGGAGAAAGCCAAATGA
- a CDS encoding class I SAM-dependent methyltransferase produces the protein MTDQAFAQADPDWVELISLARDWFEGPLGQLMLKEEEKLLEEELRRFFGGYLVHYGPCAEPPPSAPQVQRNVRLGAPLPGVEIVCEEQAWPLSEHAADVVVLQHGLDFSLSPHGLLREAASAVRPGGHLLIVGINPWSGWGIRHLFSHGALRKARCISPSRVGDWLNLLGFALEKRRFGCYRPPLASPAWQQRLAGWERVAGGWQSAGGGVYLLVARKMVVGLRPLRLERREPMGKLLPLPLAKVNRTASNPDTDKH, from the coding sequence ATGACCGACCAAGCCTTCGCCCAGGCCGACCCCGACTGGGTCGAACTGATCAGCCTGGCCCGCGACTGGTTCGAGGGCCCTCTTGGGCAGTTGATGCTCAAGGAAGAGGAAAAGTTGCTCGAAGAAGAGCTGCGGCGCTTCTTCGGCGGTTACCTCGTGCACTATGGCCCTTGCGCCGAACCCCCGCCCAGCGCGCCCCAGGTGCAGCGCAACGTGCGCCTGGGGGCGCCGTTGCCGGGGGTGGAGATCGTCTGCGAGGAGCAGGCCTGGCCGCTCTCGGAGCACGCCGCCGACGTGGTGGTGCTGCAGCATGGCCTGGATTTCAGCCTTTCACCCCACGGCCTGCTGCGCGAGGCGGCCAGCGCCGTGCGTCCAGGCGGCCACCTGCTGATCGTCGGGATCAACCCCTGGAGCGGTTGGGGCATTCGCCACCTCTTCAGCCATGGCGCCTTGCGCAAGGCCCGTTGCATTTCGCCGTCGCGGGTCGGCGACTGGCTCAACCTGCTGGGCTTCGCGCTGGAGAAACGCCGTTTCGGGTGTTATCGTCCGCCGCTTGCCTCGCCCGCCTGGCAGCAGCGCCTGGCCGGTTGGGAGCGGGTGGCCGGGGGCTGGCAGAGCGCCGGTGGCGGCGTCTACCTGCTGGTGGCGCGCAAGATGGTGGTCGGCCTGCGGCCCCTGCGCCTGGAGCGCCGCGAGCCCATGGGCAAGTTGCTGCCGCTGCCGCTGGCCAAGGTCAACCGCACGGCCAGCAACCCCGATACTGACAAGCACTGA
- the gloB gene encoding hydroxyacylglutathione hydrolase, with product MIQIDALPAFSDNYIWLLQDTANRRCAVVDPGDAAPVLAWLGEHPDWVLEAILVTHHHHDHVGGVEALKQTTGAQVFGPANERIPARDVALEDGAQVHVLGLAFDVLAMPGHTLGHIAYYTAQSPTPLLFSGDTLFAAGCGRLFEGTPEQMHQSLQRLAALPEQTQVYCAHEYTLSNLRFAKAVEPHSEPVQKRLEAVTRLRDDNRISLPSTIGIERQTNPFLRTAETSVKQKADEWKGHSNPTQASVFAALRSWKDAF from the coding sequence ATGATACAGATCGACGCCCTACCCGCTTTCTCCGACAACTACATCTGGTTGTTACAGGATACTGCCAATCGCCGCTGCGCGGTGGTCGACCCCGGCGACGCCGCCCCGGTGCTCGCCTGGCTGGGCGAGCATCCCGACTGGGTGCTGGAGGCGATCCTGGTCACCCACCATCACCACGACCACGTCGGTGGCGTCGAAGCCCTGAAGCAGACCACCGGCGCCCAGGTGTTCGGCCCGGCCAACGAGCGCATCCCGGCCCGCGACGTCGCCCTCGAGGACGGCGCGCAAGTGCACGTGCTGGGCCTGGCTTTCGACGTCCTGGCCATGCCCGGCCACACCCTCGGGCACATCGCCTATTACACTGCGCAATCGCCCACGCCGCTACTGTTCAGTGGCGACACCCTGTTCGCCGCCGGCTGCGGGCGCCTGTTCGAGGGCACCCCGGAGCAGATGCACCAGTCGCTGCAGCGCCTGGCCGCCCTGCCCGAGCAAACCCAGGTGTACTGCGCCCACGAGTACACCCTGAGCAACCTGCGCTTCGCCAAGGCCGTCGAGCCGCACAGCGAGCCTGTGCAAAAACGCCTCGAAGCGGTCACCCGACTGCGTGACGACAACCGCATCAGCCTGCCTTCGACCATCGGTATCGAGCGCCAGACGAATCCATTTCTTCGCACAGCTGAAACATCCGTTAAACAAAAAGCAGACGAATGGAAGGGGCATTCCAACCCCACCCAAGCCTCTGTTTTTGCTGCCTTGAGGTCTTGGAAAGACGCCTTTTGA
- a CDS encoding NADPH-dependent FMN reductase: MSQVYSVAVVVGSLRKDSYNRKVARALSELAPSSLALRIVEIGDLPLYNEDVEPEAPEAWKHFREEIRRSDAVLFVTPEYNRSVPGGLKNAIDVGSRPYGQSAWSGKPAAVASVSPGAIGGFGANHALRQSLVFLDMPCMQMPEAYIGGAATLFDDSGKLNDKTRPFLQAFIDKFASWVKLNRAV; the protein is encoded by the coding sequence ATGAGCCAGGTCTATTCGGTAGCGGTCGTCGTCGGCAGCTTGCGCAAGGATTCCTACAATCGCAAGGTGGCCCGCGCACTGTCCGAGCTGGCGCCGTCCAGCCTTGCCCTGCGGATCGTCGAGATCGGCGACCTGCCGTTGTACAACGAGGATGTCGAGCCCGAGGCGCCGGAAGCGTGGAAGCACTTTCGCGAGGAAATCCGCCGTAGCGATGCGGTGTTGTTCGTGACGCCGGAATACAACCGGTCGGTACCGGGAGGGCTGAAGAACGCGATCGACGTGGGTTCGCGGCCCTATGGGCAAAGCGCCTGGAGCGGCAAGCCGGCGGCGGTGGCCAGTGTTTCGCCGGGGGCTATCGGTGGCTTTGGCGCCAACCATGCGCTGCGTCAGTCGCTGGTGTTTCTCGACATGCCGTGCATGCAGATGCCCGAAGCGTATATCGGTGGGGCGGCAACGCTGTTCGACGACAGCGGCAAGCTCAATGACAAGACCCGGCCGTTCCTGCAAGCGTTCATCGACAAGTTTGCGTCGTGGGTGAAGCTGAACCGGGCGGTCTGA
- a CDS encoding Orn/Lys/Arg decarboxylase N-terminal domain-containing protein codes for MYKDLKFPILIVHRAIKADSVAGERVRGIADELAQDGFAILAAADQAEARLVAATHHGLACMLITAEGAGDNSHLLQNMAELIRLARLRAPNLPIFALGEQVTLENAPAEAMGELNQLRGILYLFEDTVPFLARQVARAAHNYLDGLLPPFFKALVQHTAQSNYSWHTPGHGGGVAYRKSPVGQAFHQFFGENTLRSDLSVSVPELGSLLDHTGPLAEAEARAARNFGADHTFFVINGTSTANKIVWHAMVGRDDLVLVDRNCHKSVVHAIIMTGAIPIYLCPERNELGIIGPIPLSEFSPASIEAKIQAHPLAQGRAPRIKLAVVTNSTYDGLCYHAGLIKQTLGASVEVLHFDEAWFAYAAFHDFFEGRYAMGTPRAADDPLLFSTHSTHKLLAAFSQASMIHVQDGATRQLDRDRFNEAFMMHISTSPQYSILASLDVASSMMEGPAGRSLLQEMFDEALSFRRALANLRQHLAAQDWWFSIWQPPATERLAAADWVLQPGADWHGFGEVADDYVLLDPLKVTLVMPGLDAGGKLGEQGIPAAVVSKFLWERGLVVEKTGLYSFLVLFSMGITKGKWSTLLTELLEFKRHYDGNTPLDQCLACVVAAQPTRYRGLGLRDLCDQLHACYRTNATAKQLKRLFTRLPEVAMSPAQAYDRMVKGDVEAVPIEQLLGRVSAVMLVPYPPGIPLIMPGERFTEATRSILDYLAFARAFDQGFPGFVADVHGLQHDGPLYTVDCVRECG; via the coding sequence ATGTACAAGGACCTCAAGTTCCCCATCCTGATCGTCCACCGGGCCATCAAGGCCGACAGCGTCGCCGGTGAGCGGGTGCGCGGCATCGCCGATGAGCTGGCCCAGGACGGCTTTGCCATCCTTGCCGCCGCCGACCAGGCCGAGGCCCGCCTGGTCGCCGCCACCCACCATGGCCTGGCCTGCATGCTGATCACCGCCGAAGGCGCCGGCGACAACTCACACCTGCTGCAGAACATGGCCGAGCTGATCCGCCTGGCCCGCCTGCGTGCGCCCAACCTGCCGATCTTCGCCCTGGGCGAGCAGGTCACCCTGGAAAACGCCCCTGCCGAGGCCATGGGCGAGCTCAATCAACTGCGCGGCATCCTCTACCTGTTCGAAGACACCGTGCCCTTTCTCGCCCGCCAGGTGGCACGGGCCGCGCACAACTACCTCGACGGGCTGCTGCCGCCGTTCTTCAAAGCGTTGGTGCAACACACCGCGCAATCCAACTATTCCTGGCACACGCCAGGCCACGGCGGTGGCGTGGCCTACCGCAAGAGCCCGGTGGGGCAGGCGTTCCATCAGTTCTTCGGCGAGAACACTCTGCGTTCCGACCTGTCGGTTTCGGTGCCTGAACTGGGCTCGCTGCTCGACCACACCGGCCCCTTGGCCGAAGCCGAAGCCCGCGCCGCACGTAACTTCGGTGCCGACCACACGTTCTTCGTCATCAATGGCACCTCCACCGCCAACAAGATCGTCTGGCACGCGATGGTCGGGCGCGACGACCTGGTATTGGTGGACCGCAACTGCCACAAGTCGGTGGTGCACGCGATCATCATGACCGGGGCAATCCCGATCTACCTGTGCCCGGAGCGCAACGAGCTGGGGATCATCGGGCCAATCCCGCTCAGTGAGTTCAGCCCGGCGTCGATCGAGGCGAAGATCCAGGCTCACCCGCTGGCCCAGGGGCGCGCGCCGAGGATCAAGCTGGCCGTGGTCACCAACTCTACCTACGACGGCCTGTGCTACCACGCCGGGCTGATCAAGCAGACCCTGGGCGCCAGTGTCGAGGTGCTGCACTTCGACGAGGCCTGGTTCGCCTATGCCGCCTTCCACGATTTCTTCGAGGGCCGCTATGCCATGGGCACGCCGCGGGCGGCGGACGATCCGCTGCTGTTCAGCACCCACTCCACCCACAAGCTGCTGGCCGCGTTCAGCCAGGCGTCGATGATCCATGTACAGGACGGCGCGACCCGCCAGCTGGACCGCGACCGTTTCAACGAAGCGTTCATGATGCATATCTCCACCTCGCCGCAGTACAGCATCCTCGCCTCGCTGGACGTGGCCTCGAGCATGATGGAGGGGCCGGCCGGGCGTTCGCTGCTGCAAGAGATGTTCGATGAAGCCCTCAGCTTTCGCCGGGCTTTGGCCAACCTTCGCCAGCACCTTGCGGCGCAGGACTGGTGGTTCAGTATCTGGCAGCCGCCGGCCACAGAGCGCCTGGCCGCAGCGGATTGGGTGTTGCAGCCGGGGGCGGACTGGCATGGCTTCGGCGAGGTGGCCGATGACTACGTATTGCTTGACCCGCTCAAGGTGACCCTGGTGATGCCGGGGCTCGATGCCGGGGGCAAGTTGGGCGAGCAGGGCATTCCGGCTGCGGTGGTCAGCAAGTTCCTCTGGGAGCGCGGCCTGGTGGTGGAGAAGACTGGCCTGTACAGCTTCCTGGTGCTGTTCTCGATGGGCATCACCAAGGGCAAGTGGAGTACCTTGCTCACCGAATTGCTGGAGTTCAAGCGCCATTATGATGGCAACACGCCGCTCGACCAGTGCCTGGCCTGCGTGGTGGCGGCGCAGCCGACGCGCTACCGGGGGCTGGGCCTGCGCGACCTGTGCGATCAGTTGCACGCTTGCTACCGCACCAACGCTACCGCCAAGCAACTCAAACGGCTGTTCACGCGGCTACCCGAGGTGGCCATGAGCCCGGCCCAGGCCTATGACCGGATGGTGAAGGGGGACGTGGAGGCGGTGCCGATCGAACAGCTGCTGGGGCGGGTTTCAGCAGTGATGCTGGTGCCCTATCCGCCGGGGATCCCGCTGATCATGCCGGGCGAGCGTTTCACCGAGGCGACCCGCTCGATCCTCGACTACCTGGCGTTCGCCCGGGCCTTCGACCAGGGCTTCCCGGGCTTCGTCGCCGACGTGCACGGCTTGCAGCATGACGGGCCGCTGTACACGGTCGACTGTGTCAGAGAATGCGGATGA
- a CDS encoding extracellular solute-binding protein — translation MTPTLRRLAASLLLACLTLPAVAAPQHALTLYGEAPKYPANFQHFDFVNPDAPKGGTFRQSSFGGFDSLNPFINKGVPADNVGSIYDTLMRQSLDEPFTEYGLVAGKIEKAPDNSWVRFYLRPEARFHDGHPMRAEDVVFTFNALIKDGAPLYRQYYADVAEVVAEDPLKVLFKFKHSNNRELPLILGQLPVLPKHWYANRDFNRGNLEIPLGSGPYKVAEVKAGRSIRYERVKDYWAKDLPINRGFYNFDVMTFDSYRDNTVALEALKAGQFDYALEVSAKNWATAYDVPAVRDGRLIKEEIPNGNPVGMQGFIFNLRKPMFQDARVRQAISLLMDFEWTNKQLFNGAYTRTGSYFENSEMAASGLPSPAELKILEPLRGKVPDAVFNSAFHNPVTDGSGMIRDQQRQAYKLLQEAGWKIVDDKMVDKDGKPLTIEFLLAQTQFERVLLPFKRNLADLGINLEIRRVDVSQYITRLRSRDYDMIVGGFAQSNSPGNEQREYWNSAAADNPGSRNFIGLREPAIDQLVEELINADSRQSLVDHCRALDRVLLWGYYVIPNWHIKTSRVAYWNHIGHPDKSPKYDIGIDTWWIKPNVTPAVTATPAVEEAN, via the coding sequence ATGACGCCCACCCTGCGCCGCCTGGCCGCCAGCCTGCTGCTGGCCTGCCTCACGCTCCCGGCCGTGGCCGCCCCGCAACACGCCCTGACCCTGTACGGCGAAGCGCCGAAATACCCGGCCAACTTCCAGCACTTCGACTTCGTCAACCCCGACGCGCCCAAGGGCGGCACCTTCCGCCAGTCCAGCTTCGGCGGCTTCGACAGCCTCAACCCGTTCATCAACAAGGGCGTGCCCGCCGACAACGTCGGCAGCATCTACGACACCCTGATGCGCCAGAGCCTGGACGAGCCCTTCACCGAATACGGCCTGGTGGCCGGCAAGATCGAAAAGGCCCCCGACAACAGCTGGGTGCGCTTCTACCTGCGCCCCGAGGCGCGCTTCCACGACGGCCACCCAATGCGCGCCGAAGACGTGGTGTTCACCTTCAACGCCCTGATCAAGGACGGCGCGCCGCTGTACCGCCAGTACTACGCCGACGTCGCCGAAGTGGTCGCCGAAGACCCGCTCAAGGTGCTGTTCAAGTTCAAGCACAGCAACAACCGCGAGCTGCCGCTGATCCTCGGCCAACTGCCGGTGCTGCCCAAGCACTGGTATGCAAACCGCGACTTCAACCGTGGCAACCTGGAAATTCCGCTGGGCAGCGGCCCGTACAAGGTCGCCGAGGTGAAGGCCGGCCGCTCGATCCGCTACGAGCGCGTGAAGGACTACTGGGCCAAGGACCTGCCGATCAACCGCGGCTTCTACAACTTCGACGTGATGACCTTCGATTCCTACCGCGACAACACCGTCGCCCTCGAAGCGCTCAAGGCCGGGCAGTTCGACTACGCCCTGGAAGTCAGCGCGAAGAACTGGGCCACCGCCTACGACGTGCCCGCCGTGCGCGACGGCCGGCTGATCAAGGAAGAGATCCCCAACGGCAACCCGGTGGGCATGCAGGGCTTCATCTTCAACCTGCGCAAACCCATGTTCCAGGACGCCCGCGTGCGCCAGGCCATCAGCCTGCTGATGGACTTCGAATGGACCAACAAACAGCTGTTCAACGGCGCCTACACCCGCACCGGCAGCTACTTCGAGAACTCCGAGATGGCTGCCAGTGGCCTGCCCTCGCCCGCCGAGCTGAAGATCCTCGAACCGCTGCGCGGCAAGGTGCCCGACGCGGTGTTCAACAGCGCCTTCCACAACCCCGTCACCGACGGCAGCGGCATGATCCGCGACCAGCAGCGCCAGGCCTACAAGCTGCTGCAGGAAGCCGGCTGGAAGATCGTCGACGACAAGATGGTCGACAAGGACGGCAAGCCGCTGACCATCGAGTTCCTGCTGGCCCAGACCCAGTTCGAGCGCGTGCTGCTGCCGTTCAAGCGCAACCTCGCGGACCTGGGCATCAACCTCGAGATCCGCCGCGTGGACGTGTCGCAGTACATCACCCGCCTGCGCTCGCGGGACTACGACATGATCGTCGGCGGCTTCGCGCAATCGAACTCGCCCGGCAACGAGCAGCGCGAATACTGGAACAGCGCCGCCGCCGACAACCCCGGCAGCCGCAACTTCATCGGCCTGCGCGAGCCTGCCATCGACCAACTGGTGGAAGAGTTGATCAACGCCGATTCGCGCCAGAGCCTGGTCGACCACTGCCGCGCCCTGGATCGGGTGCTGCTGTGGGGCTACTACGTGATCCCCAACTGGCACATCAAGACCTCCCGCGTGGCCTACTGGAACCACATCGGCCACCCGGACAAGTCGCCCAAGTACGACATCGGCATCGACACCTGGTGGATCAAACCCAACGTCACGCCCGCCGTGACCGCAACCCCCGCCGTGGAAGAGGCCAACTGA
- a CDS encoding lytic transglycosylase domain-containing protein → MSSRSRRTSHSVALTRLAQISALALAATLVGCQSTRQLDEADSVRAHNYQARIKHKPAPLVVKPKEQAPPQDVWERMRQGFALQDGIDVNPRIEQQRLWFASNPSFLENAGERGSLYLHYIVERLEERDMPLELALLPAIESAYNPMAYSRAHAAGMWQFIPSTGRHFNLRQTNFYDGRRDITASTNAALDYLNRLHDMFNGDWLLALAAYNAGEGTVSRAIERNERLGLPTDYWNLPLPQETRDYVPKLLALSQVVSTPDAYGVNLNPIANEPYFEAVAINDRLDLSRVAAFADIDEDELIQLNPAFKKRMTVDGPQQLLVPTAKAQLLTDRMSNLKPEELVSLQPNKAVFQAALAENKAPASRSYRVKRGDNLGSIAKANRVAVKDIQRWNRLSGKSVKVGQVLALRGGNAPSPAASRSADSKQRATQYKVRQGDSYYLVAKRFNVEMKHLKRWNPRSGHALKPGQTLTVYLSH, encoded by the coding sequence ATGTCTTCCCGTAGCCGCAGAACCTCTCATTCGGTCGCTTTGACGCGACTGGCCCAGATCAGTGCACTGGCGCTGGCCGCCACCCTGGTCGGCTGCCAGAGCACCCGTCAGCTCGACGAAGCAGACAGCGTTCGCGCGCACAACTACCAGGCGCGGATCAAGCACAAGCCTGCGCCGTTGGTGGTCAAACCGAAGGAACAGGCCCCACCCCAGGACGTCTGGGAGCGCATGCGCCAGGGCTTCGCCCTGCAGGACGGCATCGACGTCAACCCGCGCATCGAACAGCAGCGCCTGTGGTTCGCCAGCAACCCGTCGTTCCTCGAGAACGCCGGCGAGCGCGGCAGCCTCTACCTGCACTACATCGTCGAGCGCCTCGAAGAACGCGACATGCCGCTGGAGCTCGCGCTGCTGCCGGCCATCGAGAGCGCCTACAACCCGATGGCCTACTCGCGCGCCCATGCCGCCGGCATGTGGCAGTTCATCCCGTCCACCGGGCGCCACTTCAACCTGCGCCAGACGAATTTCTACGACGGCCGCCGCGACATCACCGCATCTACGAACGCCGCGCTGGACTATCTGAACCGCCTGCACGACATGTTCAACGGCGACTGGCTGCTGGCCCTGGCCGCCTACAACGCCGGCGAAGGTACCGTCAGCCGCGCCATCGAGCGCAACGAGCGCCTGGGCCTACCAACCGACTACTGGAACCTGCCGCTGCCGCAGGAAACCCGCGACTACGTGCCCAAGCTGCTGGCCCTGTCGCAGGTGGTCAGCACACCAGATGCCTACGGTGTGAACCTCAACCCGATCGCCAACGAGCCCTACTTCGAAGCCGTCGCCATCAACGACCGCCTCGACCTGTCGCGCGTGGCAGCCTTCGCCGACATCGACGAAGACGAGCTGATCCAGCTCAACCCCGCCTTCAAGAAGCGCATGACCGTGGACGGCCCGCAGCAACTGCTGGTACCGACCGCCAAGGCGCAACTGCTGACCGACCGCATGTCCAACCTCAAGCCCGAGGAGCTGGTCAGCCTGCAACCGAACAAGGCCGTGTTCCAGGCCGCGCTGGCTGAGAACAAGGCACCGGCTTCGCGCAGCTACCGGGTCAAGCGTGGCGACAACCTGGGCAGTATCGCCAAGGCCAACCGCGTGGCGGTCAAGGATATCCAGCGTTGGAACCGCCTGTCCGGCAAAAGCGTGAAGGTTGGCCAGGTGCTGGCCCTGCGCGGCGGCAACGCCCCCAGCCCGGCGGCCAGCCGCAGCGCCGATTCGAAGCAGCGCGCCACCCAGTACAAGGTACGCCAGGGCGACTCTTACTACCTCGTCGCCAAGCGTTTCAACGTCGAGATGAAGCACCTCAAGCGCTGGAACCCGCGCAGCGGGCATGCCCTCAAGCCGGGGCAGACCCTGACCGTCTACCTGTCGCATTGA